Proteins encoded in a region of the Clostridium beijerinckii genome:
- a CDS encoding AEC family transporter, giving the protein MVIFNALGSVFSIVLMISTGFFLSHKGWFDEKTSKLFSRLVCNLAIPCLMISQFTESFDKEKLLSLGGGLFAPFTSMAIGYIIAVIVSKAIKVEKKRIGTFRSMFFVSNSIFIGLPVNMALFGEKSIPNVLLYYIANTTFFWTLGVYEISRDGDSTNANIFSFDTIKRIMSPPLLSFTFAVLLILLDIHLPKFVLDTCKYFGNLTTPLAMLFIGITIHSVNFKEFRFSWDMLAIILGRFIISPILILLLCNFANTPLLMKEVFVIQAAMPVMTNTAIVSKRYNADYEYATVNTIITTILSLIVIPIYMLLLT; this is encoded by the coding sequence ATGGTTATTTTTAATGCATTAGGAAGTGTATTCAGTATAGTTCTCATGATTTCTACTGGATTCTTTTTATCTCATAAAGGCTGGTTTGATGAAAAAACTTCAAAGCTTTTTTCAAGATTAGTGTGCAATCTTGCTATCCCCTGCCTCATGATTTCACAATTTACAGAAAGCTTTGATAAAGAGAAACTATTGAGTCTTGGTGGTGGATTATTCGCGCCATTTACCTCCATGGCTATTGGTTATATAATTGCCGTAATTGTTTCTAAAGCTATTAAAGTGGAAAAGAAACGAATTGGTACCTTTAGATCAATGTTTTTTGTATCTAATTCTATATTTATTGGTCTTCCGGTGAATATGGCTTTATTTGGTGAAAAAAGTATCCCGAACGTGTTATTATACTACATAGCAAATACTACTTTTTTCTGGACTCTCGGTGTATATGAAATTAGTCGTGATGGCGACTCTACCAATGCCAATATATTTTCCTTTGATACAATAAAACGTATCATGTCACCTCCTTTATTAAGCTTTACTTTTGCTGTTTTACTTATATTACTAGATATTCATCTTCCAAAGTTTGTTCTAGATACTTGCAAATATTTCGGCAATTTAACAACACCATTAGCTATGTTGTTTATAGGGATAACAATTCACTCTGTTAATTTCAAAGAATTTAGATTTAGTTGGGACATGCTGGCAATAATTTTAGGAAGGTTTATCATTTCTCCAATATTAATTTTGTTATTATGTAATTTTGCAAATACTCCCTTACTTATGAAAGAAGTATTTGTTATTCAAGCCGCAATGCCTGTCATGACTAATACAGCAATAGTATCTAAACGATATAATGCAGATTATGAGTATGCTACGGTAAATACAATCATAACAACTATTCTTAGCTTAATTGTCATTCCTATTTATATGCTATTACTAACTTAA
- a CDS encoding DUF1540 domain-containing protein, whose translation MKPEKMDSPNQGIKCVVNTCQYYMSGDHCCAQQIEVQPRNASDTQETDCATFIAENQI comes from the coding sequence ATGAAACCAGAAAAAATGGACTCACCAAACCAAGGAATCAAATGTGTTGTTAATACATGTCAATATTATATGTCAGGTGATCACTGTTGCGCACAACAAATAGAAGTGCAACCTAGAAATGCTAGCGATACTCAAGAAACAGACTGTGCTACATTTATCGCTGAAAACCAAATCTAA
- a CDS encoding FadR/GntR family transcriptional regulator: MPRKEKSLSESVADDILAMITIDKKFNIGDKLPNENELSTELKVSRTTLREAIRILVAHNILEIRRGKGTFVSEIKNITESMGLENLSTQKLDVKDLYEMRLIFEPETAYYAAKRATDKELERILYYGRLEEEMILNNEDRTEVERSFHKSIAKATHNEFMNKLMPILYKAIDNGVILSDENKSILQNTLNDHRMIMEFLEARDAEGAKTAMKIHIIRAMKDLGIPNE, encoded by the coding sequence ATGCCACGAAAAGAAAAAAGCTTATCAGAAAGTGTTGCTGATGATATACTAGCGATGATTACTATAGATAAAAAATTTAATATTGGTGATAAACTACCAAATGAAAATGAGCTTTCTACTGAATTAAAAGTAAGTAGAACTACTCTAAGAGAGGCCATCCGTATTTTAGTTGCTCACAATATTTTAGAAATTAGGCGAGGCAAAGGCACATTTGTATCAGAAATAAAAAACATTACTGAAAGCATGGGATTAGAGAATCTTTCTACTCAAAAATTAGATGTTAAAGATTTATATGAAATGAGATTAATTTTTGAACCCGAGACTGCCTACTATGCTGCTAAACGCGCTACTGATAAAGAATTAGAAAGAATATTATATTACGGAAGACTCGAAGAAGAAATGATCTTAAATAATGAAGATCGAACCGAGGTAGAAAGATCATTCCATAAATCTATTGCAAAAGCCACTCATAATGAATTTATGAATAAGCTGATGCCTATATTATATAAAGCAATTGATAATGGTGTTATTTTATCCGATGAAAATAAATCAATTCTTCAAAATACTTTAAATGATCATCGCATGATAATGGAATTTCTGGAGGCTAGAGATGCTGAAGGCGCAAAAACTGCCATGAAAATTCATATTATTAGAGCAATGAAAGATTTAGGTATACCAAATGAATAA
- a CDS encoding GntR family transcriptional regulator, translating to MEKYKIEKAPSYYDQAYNSIKSMIFNGILKPGDRIYESKLASEFQISRSPVREAIRSLEKDGLLVIGDKSKITIYKPTKEDIENIYECRQALESQAAKLTALKASNKELDEIEKILVKIQKNIESFDDTLTKSIIELNTKFHDLILDFSQNNHLKKLSKDLSSLTYFYRSIDVYEPERNMDIFNHHLEIFHYIKKRDEEKAYKAMYNHIDNDLKHLKNILSKDCII from the coding sequence ATGGAAAAATATAAAATTGAAAAAGCGCCTTCTTACTATGATCAAGCTTATAATTCTATAAAATCTATGATATTTAATGGCATTCTAAAGCCTGGAGATAGGATTTATGAATCCAAACTTGCTAGCGAATTTCAAATAAGCAGAAGTCCAGTAAGAGAAGCCATACGTTCTTTAGAAAAAGATGGACTACTTGTTATTGGAGATAAATCAAAAATTACAATTTATAAGCCAACCAAAGAAGACATCGAAAATATTTATGAATGTCGCCAAGCTTTAGAATCTCAAGCTGCAAAATTAACTGCTCTTAAAGCATCTAATAAAGAATTAGATGAAATTGAAAAGATATTAGTAAAAATTCAAAAAAACATAGAAAGCTTTGATGATACACTTACTAAAAGTATTATTGAACTAAATACTAAATTTCATGATTTAATCTTAGATTTCAGCCAAAATAATCATCTAAAAAAATTGAGTAAAGATTTGAGTTCTCTCACTTATTTTTATAGATCTATAGATGTTTATGAACCTGAGCGTAATATGGATATTTTCAATCATCATCTTGAGATATTTCATTATATTAAAAAGAGAGATGAAGAAAAAGCATATAAAGCTATGTACAACCACATAGACAATGATTTAAAACATTTGAAAAACATTTTATCAAAGGATTGCATTATATAA
- the ilvD gene encoding dihydroxy-acid dehydratase: MRSDVITKGSKSAPQRSLLSALGLTKEETERPLIGIVSSQNDIVPGHMNLDKIVEAVKMGVSMAGGTPIVFPAIAVCDGIAMGHEGMKYSLVTRDLIADSTEAMAMAHAFDALVMVPNCDKNVPGLLMAAARVNIPTIFVSGGPMLAGKVDGCKTSLSSMFEAVGAYNAGKITAEKLDEYENNVCPTCGSCSGMYTANSMNCLTEVLGMGLQGNGTIPAVYSERIKLAKHAGMKIMELLEKNIRPRDIMTEDAFMNAMTMDMALGCSTNSMLHLPAIAHEVGFDLNVDIANEISAKTPNLCHLAPAGHTYIEDLNDAGGIYAVMNEINKLGLLKTNLITCTGKTVGENIEGCINKNPEVIRPVENPYSQTGGIAVLKGNLAPDSCVVKRSAVVPEMLKHEGPAKVFDCEEDALEAINTGKIVEGDVVVIRYEGPKGGPGMREMLNPTSAIAGRGLGSSVALITDGRFSGASRGASIGHVSPEAAVGGNIALVEDGDIIQIDINANTINFLVSDEELARRKANWKPRNPKITTGYLARYAALVTSGNRGAILDIPRF; the protein is encoded by the coding sequence ATGAGAAGTGATGTAATAACAAAAGGCTCAAAAAGTGCACCTCAACGTTCATTACTTAGTGCCTTAGGTCTAACAAAAGAAGAAACGGAAAGGCCTCTTATAGGTATCGTAAGCTCACAAAATGATATCGTTCCTGGCCATATGAATTTGGACAAAATAGTTGAAGCTGTAAAAATGGGAGTTTCAATGGCTGGAGGTACTCCAATTGTCTTTCCTGCAATTGCTGTTTGTGATGGTATTGCTATGGGACACGAAGGAATGAAATATTCATTAGTTACAAGAGATCTAATTGCAGATTCTACTGAAGCTATGGCAATGGCTCATGCCTTTGATGCATTAGTGATGGTTCCTAATTGTGATAAAAATGTTCCTGGCCTTCTAATGGCTGCGGCAAGAGTTAATATTCCTACAATTTTTGTAAGTGGCGGACCAATGCTTGCTGGAAAAGTTGACGGATGCAAGACAAGCTTATCAAGTATGTTTGAAGCTGTTGGAGCTTACAATGCTGGAAAAATTACAGCTGAAAAATTAGATGAATATGAAAATAACGTATGCCCTACTTGTGGTTCTTGTTCAGGAATGTATACTGCAAATAGTATGAACTGCTTAACAGAAGTACTTGGTATGGGGCTTCAAGGAAATGGTACAATCCCTGCAGTTTATTCAGAAAGAATAAAACTCGCAAAGCATGCTGGTATGAAAATCATGGAATTACTTGAAAAGAACATAAGACCAAGAGATATTATGACAGAAGATGCATTTATGAATGCTATGACTATGGACATGGCTCTTGGATGTAGCACCAATAGTATGTTGCATTTGCCTGCAATTGCACATGAAGTTGGCTTTGATTTAAATGTTGATATAGCTAATGAAATTAGTGCAAAGACACCGAATCTTTGTCATCTTGCCCCTGCAGGACACACTTATATTGAAGATTTAAATGACGCTGGTGGAATTTACGCTGTTATGAATGAAATAAATAAACTTGGTTTATTAAAAACTAACCTTATAACATGTACAGGAAAAACTGTTGGCGAAAACATTGAAGGATGTATAAATAAAAATCCTGAAGTTATTAGACCAGTCGAAAATCCATATAGTCAAACTGGTGGAATCGCAGTTCTTAAAGGAAATCTAGCGCCTGATTCATGTGTCGTTAAGCGTTCAGCTGTTGTACCAGAAATGTTAAAGCATGAAGGTCCAGCTAAAGTATTTGATTGCGAAGAAGATGCACTTGAAGCCATAAATACAGGAAAAATTGTTGAAGGAGATGTTGTTGTTATACGATACGAAGGACCTAAAGGAGGCCCTGGTATGAGAGAAATGCTTAATCCAACTTCTGCAATTGCAGGAAGAGGTCTCGGAAGCTCCGTTGCTCTTATAACAGATGGACGTTTTAGTGGCGCTAGCAGAGGTGCTTCAATCGGACACGTTTCTCCAGAGGCAGCAGTAGGTGGTAACATAGCATTAGTTGAGGATGGAGATATCATCCAAATTGATATTAATGCTAACACTATTAACTTCTTAGTTAGCGATGAAGAATTAGCAAGAAGAAAAGCAAATTGGAAACCAAGAAACCCAAAAATAACTACAGGTTATCTAGCAAGATACGCTGCTCTTGTTACATCAGGAAATAGAGGCGCTATCTTAGACATTCCTAGATTTTAA